A genomic window from Silene latifolia isolate original U9 population chromosome Y, ASM4854445v1, whole genome shotgun sequence includes:
- the LOC141633049 gene encoding chaperone protein ClpB3, chloroplastic-like, which produces MATANATATATATTSFAGAVISFPSKTDVRNALVSQPIVSLCFSSRPNSINSLKSLKLGQNCYSNNVCMYRNYKKNSRYWSFVVKCEATGGRITQQEFTEMAWLAIVNSPEVARENKHQIVETEHLMKALLEQKNGLARRIFSKAGVDNTRLLEATDKFIQRQPKVVGESSGSMLGRDLEALIQRARDYMKEYKDSFVSVEHLVLGFAQDKRFGKQLFSDFRISEKAISSAIKAVRGRQSVIDQDPEGKYEALEKYGKDLTAMAREGKLDPVIGRDDEIRRCIQILSRRTKNNPVLIGEPGVGKTAIAEGLAQRIVEGDVPQALMNRKLISLDMGALIAGAKYRGEFEDRLKAVLKEVTEAEGQTVLFIDEIHTVVGAGATNGAMDAGNLLKPMLGRGELRCIGATTLDEYRKYIEKDPALERRFQQVYVDQPSVEDTVSILRGLRERYELHHGVRISDSALVEAAMLSDRYISGRFLPDKAIDLVDEAAAKLKMEITSKPTALDEINRSVIKLEMEKLSLKNDTDKASKERFNRLDAELSLLKEKQAELTEQWEHEKTVMTRIQSIKEEIDRVNIEIQQAEREYDLNRAAELKYGSLNSLQRQLEGAEKELDEYVKSGKSMLREEVTGSDIAEIVSKWTGIPVSKLQQSEREKLLHLEEELHKRVVGQNPAVKAVAEAIQRSRAGLSDPHRPIASFMFMGPTGVGKTELAKALATYMFNTEESLVRVDMSEYMEKHAVSRLIGAPPGYVGYEEGGQLTEIVRRRPYAVILFDEIEKAHADVFNVFLQILDDGRVTDSQGRTVSFTNTVIIMTSNVGSQYILNADDEQFSKEVTYEIIKKRVMDAARAIFRPEFMNRVDEYIVFQPLDREQISSIVQLQLQRVQSRIADRKMKIQVTDGAVELLGNLGYDLNYGARPVKRVIQQHVENEIAKEILRGEFKEEDTIIIDTELTAFSNDQLPQQKLVFKKREPMTGPSSSQAQEVVSPF; this is translated from the exons ATGGCTACTGCTAATGCAACTGCAACTGCAACTGCAACGACGTCGTTTGCAGGAGCAGTTATCAGTTTTCCATCAAAAACTGACGTCAGAAATGCCTTAGTTTCACAACCAATTGTTTCTCTTTGTTTTAGTTCTAGACCCAATTCGATAAATTCACTCAAGTCATTGAAATTGGGTCAGAATTGTTATAGTAATAATGTTTGTATGTATAGGAATTATAAGAAGAATTCGAGGTATTGGTCTTTTGTTGTTAAATGTGAAGCGACTGGTGGAAGG ATTACCCAACAAGAATTCACAGAGATGGCGTGGCTAGCTATTGTTAACTCTCCAGAAGTGGCAAGAGAGAATAAGCACCAGATCGTGGAGACTGAGCATTTGATGAAAGCCTTACTGGAGCAGAAGAATGGACTGGCTCGTCGTATATTCTCCAAAGCTGGGGTTGACAACACCCGTTTGCTTGAGGCAACTGATAAGTTTATACAACGACAACCCAAG GTTGTTGGCGAATCTTCTGGTTCCATGTTGGGGCGTGATCTAGAAGCTCTGATTCAACGGGCCAGGGATTACATGAAAGAATATAAGGACTCATTTGTGTCAGTGGAGCATCTAGTTCTTGGTTTTGCCCAAGACAAAAGATTTGGAAAACAGTTGTTTAGTGATTTTCGAATTTCTGAGAAAGCAATAAGTTCAGCAATAAAGGCTGTAAGGGGACGCCAATCTGTCATTGATCAAG ACCCCGAAGGAAAATATGAAGCTTTAGAAAAGTATGGTAAGGATTTGACTGCTATGGCAAGGGAAGGTAAACTTGACCCTGTTATTGGAAGGGATGATGAGATACGAAGATGTATCCAGATTCTTTCGAGGAGGACCAAAAACAATCCTGTTTTGATTGGTGAACCTGGTGTGGGTAAAACTGCTATTGCTGAAGG GCTTGCTCAGAGAATTGTTGAAGGGGATGTCCCTCAAGCTTTAATGAACCGTAAG TTGATTTCTCTTGACATGGGAGCTCTCATTGCTGGAGCTAAATATCGTGGCGAATTTGAGGATCGTCTTAAAGCTGTTTTGAAGGAAGTTACGGAAGCAGAGGGTCAGACAGTTCTATTTATTGATGAGATCCACACGGTTGTAGGCGCAG GGGCTACTAATGGCGCAATGGATGCTGGGAATCTTTTGAAGCCTATGCTTGGCCGTGGAGAGTTGCGATGCATTGGTGCAACTACATTGGATGAGTATCGTAAGTATATTGAGAAAGATCCAGCACTAGAACGGCGTTTTCAACAGGTTTATGTTGACCAACCTAGCGTAGAAGATACAGTTTCAATATTGCGTGGGCTTCGTGAGAGATATGAGTTGCATCATGGAGTTAGGATTTCTGACAGTGCGCTGGTGGAAGCTGCTATGCTTTCAGATCGGTACATCAGTGGACGTTTTTTGCCTGACAAAG CTATCGACTTAGTTGATGAAGCTGCTGCCAAACTGAAGATGGAGATCACATCAAAGCCTACTGCCCTTGATGAAATCAATCGCTCTGTAATAAAGCTTGAGATGGAAAAGCTTTCTCTTAAGAATGATACTGATAAAGCCTCAAAGGAAAGGTTTAATCGCTTGGATGCCGAGCTTTCTCTGTTAAAGGAAAAGCAGGCCGAGTTAACTGAGCAATGGGAGCATGAGAAAACTGTAATGACACGTATCCAATCAATAAAAGAAGAG ATTGACAGGGTCAATATTGAGATCCAGCAAGCTGAGAGAGAGTATGATCTCAATCGGGCAGCTGAACTCAAGTATGGAAGCCTTAACTCTCTACAAAGGCAATTAGAAGGCGCTGAAAAAGAGTTAGATGAATACGTGAAGTCTGGTAAGTCGATGCTTCGAGAAGAAGTAACTGGAAGTGACATTGCTGAAATAGTCAGCAAGTGGACTGGAATTCCGGTATCCaagcttcaacagtcggagagaGAGAAGCTTTTGCATTTGGAAGAAGAGCTACATAAACGGGTCGTAGGCCAAAATCCTGCCGTGAAAGCTGTAGCCGAGGCTATCCAGCGTTCTAGGGCTGGGCTTTCAGACCCACACCGGCCCATTGCTAGTTTTATGTTTATGGGTCCCACAGGGGTGGGGAAAACAGAGCTAGCAAAGGCTCTTGCTACTTACATGTTCAACACTGAGGAGTCACTTGTCCGGGTCGACATGAGTGAATACATGGAAAAACACGCTGTCTCGAGACTGATAGGTGCCCCACCTGGTTATGTGGGGTATGAGGAAGGAGGACAATTGACCGAGATAGTTAGAAGACGGCCATATGCAGTGATTCtatttgatgagattgagaaagCCCATGCCGATGTTTTCAATGTATTTCTTCAAATTCTGGATGATGGCAGAGTGACAGACTCACAAGGACGTACAGTGAGCTTCACAAATACTGTCATCATTATGACTTCGAACGTGGGGTCTCAGTACATCTTGAATGCTGATGACGAACAATTTTCAAAGGAGGTTACCTACGAAATTATTAAGAAAAGGGTGATGGACGCTGCGAGAGCAATCTTTCGGCCTGAGTTCATGAACAGGGTAGATGAATACATTGTCTTCCAGCCTCTTGATCGTGAACAGATCAGTAGCATTGTCCAGTTGCAg CTACAACGAGTACAATCGAGAATTGCAGACCGCAAGATGAAAATTCAGGTGACAGATGGAGCAGTTGAGCTTCTGGGGAACCTGGGATATGATCTTAACTATGGAGCTAGACCAGTAAAACGAGTGATTCAGCAGCATGTTGAGAACGAGATTGCTAAAGAGATTTTGAGAGGAGAATTCAAGGAAGAGGACACCATTATCATCGATACCGAGCTCACTGCCTTTTCAAATGACCAACTTCCCCAACAAAAACTTGTTTTCAAAAAACGTGAGCCCATGACAGGGCCTTCGTCTTCACAAGCACAAGAAGTCGTTTCCCCGTTCTAG